The Planctomicrobium piriforme genome window below encodes:
- a CDS encoding leucine-rich repeat domain-containing protein codes for MKFTSISPDDAHHRCHVCGHWVDVVPSGFGDATCPACGTLLWVFYPPSSELRRMCDRLRCNPSAIRTDAKTGSWQIDLSNTDLTDDDLKKVCELSPVSELLISGTEITDRCLETLLTLQQLEVLEVEETELSAWALSQFHQLKTLEVLGVADTNANDAVLQAWHGLSKLWCLDLDGTLISNFGVEQIQQFPRLEWLFLSRTDVNDSGLAFLKKLRRLERLDLYETSVTDRGIFKLQRACRRCEVNR; via the coding sequence ATGAAATTCACATCGATCAGTCCGGATGATGCACATCATCGATGCCATGTTTGCGGACATTGGGTTGATGTCGTGCCGTCTGGATTTGGTGATGCGACTTGCCCTGCGTGTGGTACCTTGTTGTGGGTGTTCTACCCTCCGAGTTCTGAACTTCGTCGGATGTGCGATCGTCTGCGTTGCAACCCTTCGGCAATCCGTACAGACGCGAAAACAGGCTCCTGGCAAATCGATCTTTCCAATACTGATCTGACTGACGACGATCTGAAAAAGGTCTGTGAGCTTTCTCCGGTCTCAGAACTCCTGATCAGCGGCACCGAGATCACGGATCGATGTCTGGAGACACTTCTCACGCTGCAACAGTTGGAAGTTCTTGAAGTCGAAGAAACTGAACTTTCAGCATGGGCGCTCAGTCAGTTCCACCAATTGAAGACATTGGAAGTACTCGGAGTTGCAGACACAAACGCCAACGATGCCGTGCTGCAAGCCTGGCATGGATTAAGCAAACTCTGGTGCCTCGATTTAGACGGCACGCTCATTAGCAATTTCGGAGTCGAACAGATTCAGCAATTTCCGCGGCTGGAGTGGCTCTTTCTTTCTCGCACGGATGTGAACGATTCCGGATTGGCTTTTCTTAAGAAACTCAGACGGCTTGAACGGCTTGATCTCTATGAGACCTCTGTGACAGACAGGGGGATTTTCAAGCTCCAGCGGGCTTGTCGCAGGTGTGAAGTGAATCGCTGA
- a CDS encoding glycoside hydrolase family 15 protein, whose amino-acid sequence MSLKIEDYGLIGDCHSAALVGNNGSIDWLCFPRFDSAACFAALLGTPDNGRWQIAPVEDVLSVKRRYRPETLILETEFQTASGRVRLIDFMPSRDGSADVIRIVEGIEGKVPMHLELVIRFDYGSIIPWVRHTPRGIRAIAGPDTLDYRSDVTLRGENLKTLADFTVTPGHRTRFSLTWSRTHDPEPIERNPETELLHSEKWWQEWSGKCTYSGGWKDDVLRSLITLKAMTYAPTGGVVAAITTSLPEHLGGVRNWDYRYCWLRDATFTLYALIVGGYTDEAKAWREWLVNAVAGTPNQIQIMYGMAGERRLTEMTLPWLPGYENSKPVRIGNAAYNQHQLDVYGEVVDSLHLARLAGLAPDENAWRVERELVTFLETDWQKPDEGIWEVRGPRRHFTHSKVMAWVAVDRAVDAVEKYGLSGDAEKWRALRTKIRDEVCAAGFNTKVNSFVQHYDCDEPDASLLMLPLVGFLPATDPRMLGTVAYIQKRLMNHGFVHRYLTESAIDGLPGGEGAFLLCTFWLADNLALQGRTDEARDIFERLLSLRNDLGLLAEEYDPQAGRLLGNFPQAFSHIGLINTARNLSREGATALSRTMSVE is encoded by the coding sequence ATGTCTCTGAAAATTGAAGATTACGGCCTGATCGGCGACTGCCATTCCGCGGCGCTCGTGGGAAATAACGGCTCGATCGACTGGCTCTGCTTTCCCCGATTCGACTCGGCCGCCTGCTTCGCAGCGTTGTTGGGGACTCCTGACAACGGTCGCTGGCAGATTGCGCCGGTCGAGGACGTTCTGAGCGTCAAGCGGCGCTATCGCCCGGAGACACTGATTCTGGAAACAGAGTTCCAGACTGCCTCTGGTCGCGTACGGCTGATCGACTTCATGCCTTCCCGCGACGGCAGCGCCGATGTCATCCGTATTGTCGAGGGGATCGAAGGCAAAGTCCCCATGCATCTGGAACTGGTCATCCGGTTCGACTACGGCTCGATCATCCCCTGGGTCCGGCATACTCCGCGCGGGATTCGGGCAATCGCCGGCCCGGACACTCTCGACTACCGTTCCGATGTCACACTGCGTGGGGAGAATCTGAAAACGCTCGCGGATTTCACCGTCACTCCGGGGCACCGCACGCGATTCTCACTAACGTGGTCGCGTACTCACGATCCTGAGCCGATCGAAAGGAACCCCGAAACCGAGCTGCTGCATTCCGAAAAGTGGTGGCAAGAGTGGTCAGGCAAATGCACTTACTCCGGCGGCTGGAAAGATGATGTGCTGCGGTCGCTGATCACCTTAAAGGCGATGACGTATGCGCCGACGGGAGGCGTGGTCGCGGCGATTACAACGTCGTTGCCAGAGCATCTCGGCGGCGTCCGTAACTGGGACTACCGCTACTGCTGGCTGCGGGATGCGACGTTCACGCTGTATGCGCTCATCGTTGGGGGCTACACCGATGAAGCCAAAGCCTGGCGGGAATGGCTCGTCAACGCCGTCGCCGGCACCCCCAACCAGATCCAGATCATGTACGGCATGGCGGGCGAACGTCGGCTTACCGAGATGACGCTCCCCTGGCTGCCAGGTTATGAGAACTCAAAGCCTGTACGGATCGGCAATGCGGCCTACAACCAGCATCAGCTCGACGTTTACGGCGAAGTGGTCGACAGTCTTCATTTGGCGCGACTGGCCGGTCTCGCTCCCGATGAAAATGCGTGGCGCGTGGAACGCGAACTGGTCACCTTTCTGGAGACCGACTGGCAGAAGCCGGATGAAGGCATCTGGGAAGTCCGCGGTCCTCGCCGGCACTTCACCCATTCCAAAGTGATGGCCTGGGTCGCGGTCGACAGAGCGGTTGATGCCGTCGAGAAATACGGGCTCTCTGGCGACGCCGAAAAATGGCGTGCGCTGCGAACGAAGATTCGAGATGAAGTCTGCGCCGCCGGATTCAATACCAAGGTCAATTCCTTCGTCCAGCACTACGACTGCGACGAACCGGATGCGAGCCTGTTGATGCTGCCGCTCGTCGGGTTTTTGCCGGCGACCGATCCGCGGATGCTCGGCACGGTTGCCTACATCCAGAAGCGGCTGATGAATCACGGCTTCGTACATCGCTACCTGACCGAGTCGGCCATCGACGGCCTGCCCGGCGGCGAAGGGGCCTTCCTCCTCTGCACCTTCTGGCTGGCCGACAACCTGGCCTTGCAAGGAAGAACCGATGAAGCCCGCGACATCTTCGAACGGCTCCTCAGCCTGCGGAATGATCTCGGCCTGCTGGCCGAAGAATACGACCCCCAAGCCGGCCGACTGCTGGGCAACTTCCCCCAGGCCTTCTCACACATCGGCCTGATTAATACGGCGCGGAACCTCTCGCGAGAGGGGGCAACAGCACTTTCCCGGACGATGTCGGTGGAATGA
- the glgX gene encoding glycogen debranching protein GlgX: protein MDLTTRSGVAKTAQRCHRIWPGKPYPLGATWDGKGVNFAIYAEHAEKIELCLFDSVTATTESVRISLKERTHQVWHAYLPDALPGQLYGYRVYGPYDPLNGHRFNPNKLLLDPYAKAIARGLNWDDAVFGYKIGDDKQDLSFDDRDSAAFAPLAAVTDPAFTWGDDRRPNTPLHKTVIYEMHVRGLTQLHPQIPEELRGSYMGLASEPAIKYLQDLGVTAVELLPVHYSLDDRHLLEKGLSNYWGYNTLGYFAPEPTYKSNLNALDAVQEFKTMVRSLHAAGIEVILDVVYNHTAEGSQLGPTLSFRGIDNAAYYRLSPQDQRYCMDFSGCGNSFNLRNPRVLQLIMDSLRYWVTEMHVDGFRFDLASALARELMHVDKLGAFFDIIHQDPILSQVKLIAEPWDLGEGGYQVGNFPVLWSEWNGKYRDVARHFWKGDGGFIAEFATRLCGSSDLYEWSGRRPAASINFITAHDGFTVRDLVSYDHKHNEANQDHNHDGADDNVSWNCGAEGPTDDPEIIAMRERKIRSILASLLISQGVPMLLAGDEFGHTQHGNNNTYCQDNELSWLNWEQNESQQKLLKFVQRMIQIRHQEPVLCRRRFFYDEAMKGADADEIIWLNIDGSEMTDEAWSTDHAKCLGVILVGDSVDIDSHGEVISGSTLLILFNADHGDPIPFTLPSLQNGDQWERLYDTAEEEPDEEGWLVLEADEQYPLQSASLALFRLLPGSEGG from the coding sequence ATGGACCTGACGACGCGCTCCGGCGTCGCCAAAACAGCCCAGCGCTGTCATCGCATCTGGCCCGGCAAACCCTATCCGCTCGGAGCCACCTGGGACGGCAAAGGGGTCAACTTCGCGATCTACGCCGAACACGCCGAGAAAATCGAACTCTGCCTGTTCGACTCCGTCACCGCGACGACTGAATCGGTCCGTATCTCACTCAAAGAGCGGACGCATCAGGTGTGGCATGCGTATCTGCCGGATGCACTTCCAGGTCAACTTTACGGGTATCGCGTCTACGGTCCTTATGACCCGCTCAACGGTCACCGCTTCAATCCGAACAAGCTGCTTCTCGATCCGTATGCCAAGGCGATCGCCCGCGGTCTCAACTGGGACGACGCCGTCTTCGGCTACAAGATTGGCGATGACAAGCAGGACTTGAGCTTTGACGACCGTGACAGCGCCGCCTTCGCGCCATTGGCCGCAGTGACCGATCCGGCCTTTACCTGGGGCGATGACCGCCGTCCGAACACCCCGCTGCACAAAACCGTGATCTACGAAATGCATGTGCGTGGACTAACTCAACTGCATCCGCAAATTCCGGAAGAGCTGCGCGGCTCGTACATGGGCCTCGCCAGCGAACCGGCCATCAAGTACCTGCAGGATCTCGGCGTCACTGCCGTCGAATTGCTGCCAGTCCATTACAGCCTCGACGACCGGCATCTGCTGGAAAAAGGTCTGTCGAATTACTGGGGCTACAACACGCTCGGTTACTTCGCCCCAGAACCGACTTACAAGTCGAACCTGAATGCGCTGGATGCGGTGCAGGAATTCAAGACGATGGTCCGCAGCCTGCATGCGGCCGGCATCGAAGTGATTCTCGACGTGGTCTACAACCACACCGCAGAGGGAAGCCAGCTCGGCCCGACGTTGTCTTTCCGGGGGATCGACAACGCAGCCTATTACCGGCTTTCACCGCAAGATCAGCGGTATTGCATGGACTTTTCAGGTTGCGGCAACTCGTTCAACCTGCGAAATCCCCGCGTGCTGCAGCTCATTATGGATAGCTTGCGGTACTGGGTCACCGAGATGCACGTCGACGGTTTCCGCTTCGACCTGGCGAGTGCCCTCGCCCGCGAGCTGATGCATGTCGACAAACTGGGAGCGTTCTTCGACATCATTCACCAGGATCCCATTCTGTCGCAGGTGAAGCTGATTGCCGAACCGTGGGATCTCGGCGAAGGAGGATATCAGGTCGGCAACTTCCCGGTGCTGTGGTCGGAATGGAACGGCAAGTATCGCGATGTCGCCCGTCATTTCTGGAAAGGAGACGGCGGTTTCATTGCCGAGTTCGCCACCCGACTTTGTGGTTCCAGCGACCTGTATGAATGGAGCGGTCGACGACCGGCGGCGAGCATCAACTTCATCACCGCACATGATGGTTTCACGGTACGGGATCTGGTTTCGTACGACCACAAGCACAACGAAGCGAATCAGGATCACAACCACGACGGGGCAGACGACAACGTCAGTTGGAACTGCGGCGCCGAAGGACCGACCGACGATCCCGAGATCATCGCCATGCGGGAGCGGAAGATTCGCAGCATTCTGGCGAGCCTGCTGATTTCGCAAGGGGTGCCGATGCTGCTGGCCGGGGATGAGTTCGGCCACACCCAGCACGGGAACAACAACACTTACTGTCAGGACAACGAACTCAGTTGGCTCAACTGGGAACAGAACGAGTCGCAGCAGAAGCTGCTGAAGTTCGTGCAGCGGATGATTCAGATTCGCCATCAGGAGCCGGTGTTGTGCCGCCGCCGCTTCTTCTACGACGAAGCGATGAAGGGGGCGGATGCCGACGAAATTATCTGGTTGAACATCGATGGCAGCGAGATGACGGACGAAGCCTGGTCCACCGACCATGCCAAGTGCCTGGGGGTCATTCTCGTCGGCGACAGCGTGGACATCGATTCGCACGGCGAAGTCATCAGCGGCAGCACGCTGCTGATTCTCTTCAATGCTGATCACGGCGACCCGATTCCGTTCACCTTGCCGTCGCTGCAGAACGGCGATCAATGGGAACGGCTGTACGATACCGCCGAAGAAGAACCGGACGAGGAAGGGTGGCTGGTGCTGGAAGCAGATGAGCAGTATCCGCTGCAGTCGGCTTCGTTGGCGCTCTTTCGCCTGCTGCCAGGTTCGGAAGGGGGCTGA
- the treZ gene encoding malto-oligosyltrehalose trehalohydrolase: MGALRQPDGSVEWTLWAPLTKQVTLVVWREAERQSQVMTGCEGYHRARLTNLPDGTRYAYQVDGQQYPDPASRSQPDGVHEPSAVYSPERFEWHDAEWQGVPRDELVIYELHVGTFTPQGTFDAVIPRLPALKELGVTAIEIMPVGQFPGGRNWGYDGVLPYAAQNTYGGPAGLQRLVDAAHQAGLAVLLDVVYNHFGPEGNYLSKFGPYFTHAYHTPWGDAVNFDGPDSDPVRQYVIDNACMWVRDFHCDGLRLDAVHAIYDFGARPLLAEISAAVQAIAKEQTRPVHVIAESDQNDPRLIDPPEKYGFGLTGVWADEFHHCVRALLAGDNQGYFQAFGSIDDLAQAYERVFVYDGRYSSVRKRRHGAPIGVRDRSQLVVCIHNHDQIGNRALGDRSATYLSENIQRLACGLLLISPCTPMLFMGEEYGERNPFPFFCSFGDDNLIAAVRKGRREEFASLGFAWGEELPDPQAEATFESAKLSWAWPSGEFSGRLRKLYRDLLTARKKWRPLKDRQHTTARPLPGDALLLVERGTGDSLVAIANLSEQAQPFPEVQLGNRQLLLSTEAADYGGARTSQNERPAELLPYELMLWGKREQRT, from the coding sequence GTGGGCGCACTGCGTCAACCGGATGGAAGCGTCGAGTGGACCCTCTGGGCTCCGCTGACAAAGCAGGTGACACTCGTCGTCTGGCGCGAGGCAGAACGTCAATCACAGGTGATGACCGGCTGTGAAGGGTATCACCGTGCTCGACTGACTAATTTGCCGGATGGAACGCGTTACGCCTATCAGGTCGACGGCCAACAGTATCCAGATCCGGCTTCACGCTCGCAGCCGGACGGGGTGCATGAGCCGTCGGCCGTTTACAGCCCCGAACGCTTTGAATGGCACGATGCGGAATGGCAGGGGGTGCCGCGTGACGAACTCGTGATCTACGAGCTCCACGTCGGCACGTTCACTCCACAAGGGACATTTGACGCGGTGATTCCTCGACTCCCGGCCCTGAAGGAACTGGGGGTCACGGCGATTGAGATCATGCCGGTTGGTCAATTTCCCGGCGGGCGGAACTGGGGATACGACGGCGTCCTCCCCTACGCCGCACAGAACACCTATGGCGGTCCGGCCGGTCTGCAACGACTCGTCGATGCCGCACATCAGGCCGGTCTCGCGGTGCTGCTCGACGTGGTCTACAACCACTTCGGCCCGGAAGGCAATTACCTCTCCAAGTTCGGCCCTTACTTCACCCATGCCTATCACACCCCTTGGGGAGACGCGGTCAACTTCGACGGACCTGACAGCGACCCGGTGCGGCAATATGTGATCGACAACGCCTGCATGTGGGTGCGTGACTTCCATTGCGACGGCCTGCGGCTCGATGCGGTGCATGCGATCTACGACTTCGGCGCGCGGCCCCTCCTCGCCGAAATCTCCGCGGCAGTGCAGGCGATTGCCAAAGAGCAGACCCGGCCAGTACATGTCATCGCGGAAAGCGATCAGAACGATCCCCGTCTGATCGATCCCCCTGAGAAGTATGGTTTCGGCCTGACCGGCGTCTGGGCTGACGAATTTCATCACTGCGTCCGCGCGCTGCTGGCCGGCGACAATCAAGGCTACTTTCAGGCGTTCGGCAGCATCGACGATCTCGCCCAGGCTTATGAGCGGGTCTTCGTCTATGACGGGCGATACAGCTCGGTACGAAAGCGGCGACATGGTGCTCCCATTGGAGTTCGCGATCGCAGCCAATTAGTGGTCTGCATTCACAATCACGATCAAATCGGGAATCGGGCCTTGGGAGATCGTTCCGCGACGTACCTGTCCGAGAATATTCAGCGGCTCGCCTGTGGGTTACTTCTGATCTCTCCCTGCACTCCGATGCTGTTTATGGGCGAAGAGTACGGAGAGCGGAACCCGTTCCCATTTTTTTGCTCATTCGGCGACGACAATTTGATCGCAGCCGTAAGAAAAGGGCGTCGGGAAGAATTTGCTTCCCTCGGCTTTGCATGGGGAGAAGAGCTTCCGGACCCGCAGGCTGAAGCGACATTCGAGTCGGCGAAGTTGAGCTGGGCCTGGCCGTCAGGCGAGTTCTCAGGACGGCTCCGCAAGCTGTACCGGGATCTGCTCACCGCGAGGAAGAAATGGCGGCCGCTCAAAGATCGGCAGCACACGACCGCTCGACCGCTGCCTGGAGACGCGCTGCTGCTTGTTGAACGGGGCACGGGAGACAGTTTGGTGGCGATCGCCAATTTGAGCGAACAGGCTCAGCCGTTTCCGGAAGTGCAACTGGGGAACCGGCAACTGCTGCTCAGCACGGAAGCCGCCGACTACGGGGGAGCGCGCACCTCCCAAAATGAACGACCGGCAGAGTTGCTGCCGTATGAACTGATGTTGTGGGGCAAGCGGGAGCAGCGGACATGA
- the treY gene encoding malto-oligosyltrehalose synthase, whose amino-acid sequence MIETASVIENEPTSTGLIDELVVRVTEEVKRRRTTPRVTYRLEFHKEHFGFRDAAAIVPYLAQLGISHVYASPYFKVHSEASHGYAVVDPTQLNPDLGTQHDYDAFVAALHAHGMGQILDIVPNHMAAAPGENAWWTDVLENGQSSPSANYFDVEWNPVEQGLHNRILLPFLGQQFGQVLEAGELKVEYRDGRFVLCYYNRCLPLDPGSVAGLVSRGVEEFRASQPPEEDLLELESILTAIQHLPARTATEAALVRERAREKQVIQDRLKRLTDRSPAVLEHIQKNLTAINGQAGDPSSFNELETLLDQQVYRLAHWKAASDEVNYRRFFDVNELIAICTEEPDVFAATHRLIFDLLVSGQINGLRIDHVDGLYDPRQYLWRLQWGYLQALGKANWDRLPEDESNPAWEEVEAAYFDAIWPALGLDCAESIRQIIDPHSDLAIELPAPQIEDVTQLPLYVVVEKILGPEEPLPPDWPIAGTSGYDFMNLVNGLFVNPEGFAKLRRNYERFTGESGNFQQIVQTSKQLVLDVSMSSELALLGQRLKRIAMRQRHSRDFTLNTLLAALRDIIVCFPVYRTYSGPGGVSPRDRTVLDRAIRGARRMNPVMDGAVFAFIRQILLWEADLPTDPAELHEREQFVGRFQQVTSPVMAKGVEDTAFYRFLPLISVNEVGSHPPVAANSIEDFHRENEKQATRYPFALLGTSTHDTKRSEDVRSRLHILSEIPDVWRTTLSRWARWNRRYHRDLQGDSAPSKNDEQLFYQTLIGMWPASPPTEEQHEQLVARLQQYMEKAIHEAKQHTSWISPEPEYEAAVRDFITGVMQPGEKNRFLAEVVTFVNQLATPGALTSASQALLKVTSPGVPDIYQGQETWDFSLVDPDNRRPVDYASRGELLRELEARLSSGPDAQLTLARELAAAPLDPRFKLFVTWQALQVREQHPELWSEGRYVPIPVDGPAAAKVCAFAWIAQDEKSATALIVVPRFWGSLLQQKSESALAPDIWGDTRLSTGELPQGELVNQFTGVRIPLTGQPLELSELLADFPLGLFVTSLSK is encoded by the coding sequence ATGATCGAAACAGCCAGCGTCATCGAAAACGAGCCGACTTCCACGGGACTGATCGACGAACTCGTGGTCCGAGTCACCGAGGAAGTGAAACGTCGTCGGACCACCCCCCGAGTCACCTACCGGCTGGAGTTTCACAAAGAGCATTTCGGGTTTCGAGATGCCGCGGCCATCGTCCCTTATCTCGCGCAGCTTGGCATCAGCCACGTCTACGCTTCCCCTTATTTCAAGGTGCATTCTGAGGCGTCGCACGGTTATGCGGTGGTCGATCCGACGCAGCTCAATCCCGATCTCGGAACTCAGCACGACTACGATGCCTTCGTGGCCGCACTGCATGCGCATGGCATGGGCCAGATTCTTGACATTGTTCCCAATCACATGGCGGCCGCGCCCGGCGAGAACGCCTGGTGGACCGATGTTTTGGAAAACGGTCAAAGTTCGCCCAGCGCCAATTACTTCGACGTCGAATGGAATCCGGTCGAACAGGGACTGCACAATCGCATCCTGCTCCCGTTCCTGGGCCAGCAGTTCGGACAGGTGCTGGAAGCAGGCGAGCTGAAGGTCGAATACCGCGACGGCCGTTTCGTCCTGTGCTACTACAACCGCTGCCTGCCGCTCGACCCCGGTTCTGTTGCAGGGCTGGTTTCCCGAGGCGTCGAAGAATTCCGTGCATCGCAGCCGCCTGAGGAGGATCTGCTGGAACTGGAAAGCATTCTGACGGCAATCCAGCATCTGCCTGCCAGAACGGCGACCGAAGCCGCACTCGTCCGCGAAAGGGCACGCGAGAAACAGGTGATTCAAGACCGGCTCAAACGCTTGACCGACCGCTCGCCGGCTGTCCTCGAACACATTCAAAAAAACCTCACGGCCATTAACGGCCAAGCAGGTGATCCGTCGAGCTTCAACGAACTCGAAACACTACTCGATCAACAGGTGTACCGTCTGGCCCACTGGAAGGCCGCCTCGGATGAAGTGAACTACCGGCGATTCTTCGACGTCAACGAGTTGATCGCCATCTGCACCGAAGAGCCAGATGTCTTCGCCGCGACGCATCGATTGATTTTTGATCTGCTCGTCAGCGGCCAGATCAACGGTCTGCGGATCGACCATGTCGACGGGCTGTACGATCCCCGTCAATACCTGTGGCGTCTGCAATGGGGTTACCTGCAGGCTCTCGGCAAAGCGAATTGGGACCGGTTGCCTGAGGATGAATCAAACCCCGCCTGGGAGGAAGTGGAAGCGGCGTACTTCGACGCGATCTGGCCGGCCCTGGGGCTCGACTGCGCGGAATCGATTCGACAGATCATCGATCCCCATTCTGATCTGGCGATTGAATTGCCGGCGCCTCAAATTGAAGATGTCACGCAATTACCGCTGTATGTCGTCGTCGAAAAAATCCTCGGACCCGAAGAGCCGTTGCCCCCCGACTGGCCGATCGCAGGCACCAGCGGTTACGATTTCATGAACCTGGTCAACGGATTGTTCGTCAACCCGGAAGGCTTCGCAAAACTCCGCCGCAACTACGAACGCTTCACCGGCGAAAGCGGCAACTTTCAGCAGATTGTCCAGACGAGCAAACAACTGGTCCTGGATGTTTCGATGTCGAGTGAGCTGGCGCTGCTCGGCCAGCGCTTGAAACGCATTGCGATGCGGCAACGCCACTCCCGTGACTTCACGCTCAACACACTGCTGGCGGCGCTCCGTGACATCATCGTCTGCTTCCCGGTGTATCGAACCTACTCCGGGCCAGGCGGCGTCAGCCCGCGCGATCGAACGGTTCTCGATCGGGCAATTCGCGGCGCTCGACGCATGAACCCGGTGATGGACGGGGCCGTGTTCGCCTTCATCCGCCAGATCCTGTTGTGGGAAGCGGACCTGCCGACGGACCCTGCCGAACTACATGAACGGGAACAGTTCGTCGGGCGATTTCAACAGGTCACGAGCCCGGTGATGGCGAAGGGGGTTGAAGACACCGCGTTCTATCGATTCCTGCCGTTGATCTCGGTGAACGAAGTGGGGAGCCATCCCCCCGTCGCGGCCAATTCCATTGAGGACTTTCATCGCGAGAACGAAAAGCAGGCAACGCGATATCCGTTTGCGTTGCTCGGAACATCCACCCACGACACAAAGCGGAGCGAGGACGTGCGGTCGCGACTGCACATTTTGTCCGAGATCCCCGATGTGTGGCGGACGACGCTCAGCCGTTGGGCGCGCTGGAATCGGCGCTATCACCGCGACCTGCAAGGGGACTCGGCCCCCAGCAAGAACGACGAACAGTTGTTCTACCAGACGCTGATCGGCATGTGGCCTGCCTCACCGCCCACCGAAGAGCAGCACGAACAACTCGTCGCGCGGCTGCAGCAGTACATGGAAAAGGCGATCCACGAAGCGAAGCAGCACACGAGCTGGATCTCACCTGAGCCGGAATACGAAGCGGCTGTTCGCGACTTCATCACAGGTGTGATGCAGCCAGGCGAGAAGAACCGCTTCCTGGCCGAGGTCGTCACTTTCGTAAATCAGCTCGCGACACCGGGGGCGCTGACGAGTGCGTCTCAGGCGTTGTTGAAAGTCACGTCCCCTGGCGTACCGGACATCTATCAGGGTCAAGAGACGTGGGACTTCAGTCTGGTCGACCCGGATAACCGTCGCCCGGTCGATTACGCCAGTCGCGGAGAACTGCTACGCGAGTTGGAAGCCCGATTGAGTTCCGGTCCAGACGCGCAGCTCACTCTCGCTCGTGAACTCGCCGCCGCCCCGCTCGATCCCCGTTTCAAGCTGTTCGTCACCTGGCAGGCGTTACAAGTGCGGGAACAGCACCCGGAATTGTGGTCTGAAGGGCGTTATGTCCCGATTCCTGTCGATGGCCCGGCGGCAGCCAAGGTGTGCGCCTTCGCGTGGATCGCCCAAGACGAAAAGTCGGCGACTGCTCTGATCGTCGTCCCGCGATTCTGGGGATCACTGCTGCAACAGAAGTCCGAATCGGCTCTTGCTCCTGACATTTGGGGCGATACCCGGCTGAGCACTGGCGAACTCCCGCAAGGAGAGCTGGTCAACCAGTTCACCGGCGTTCGCATTCCACTGACCGGACAGCCGCTCGAACTTAGCGAACTGCTGGCCGATTTCCCGCTGGGACTGTTCGTGACCTCACTCTCCAAATGA